A part of Methanohalobium evestigatum Z-7303 genomic DNA contains:
- a CDS encoding S1C family serine protease, with translation MVDNKEHNVRSRILIVATVFFIAGLLVGGVSLALSLNPDENQNQNQTQKNVHININKTINYSETYKELYNQVSDSVVSINIRESGLGSRISGQGSGFIYDSNRHILTNQHVIDGAENVEVVFSNGATQRANIVGSDKYSDIAVLRVDNIPEEENYSPSPLKLGNSSNIESGEFVMAIGNPFGLEGSITHGIVSATGRVLPTEEGFSIPNVIQTDAPLNPGNSGGPLLDLSGQIIGVNRAKSGDNVGFAIPANKARKVADSIIEKGEYEHAWIGISMVPVSYNAANYMDLNDTVSEGVMIVRVIDGGPAEKAGLEPGKQIVVNGEPTWVNGDIILGMDNREIRNSDQLITYLDTKLPGDRIKLKIYRNENIKTVNVTLQDRPDNLLR, from the coding sequence ATGGTGGATAATAAAGAGCATAATGTAAGAAGCCGGATACTTATTGTGGCAACTGTTTTTTTCATAGCAGGTTTACTGGTTGGTGGTGTTTCACTGGCACTTTCATTGAATCCGGATGAAAACCAGAATCAAAACCAAACACAAAAAAATGTTCATATAAATATCAATAAAACAATTAATTACTCAGAAACCTATAAGGAATTATACAATCAGGTTTCAGATTCAGTAGTATCCATAAATATAAGAGAAAGCGGTCTTGGTAGCCGAATATCAGGTCAAGGTTCAGGATTTATTTATGATTCTAACAGGCATATATTAACAAATCAGCATGTAATCGATGGAGCAGAAAATGTAGAAGTTGTTTTTTCAAACGGAGCAACACAGAGAGCAAATATAGTGGGCTCAGATAAATACTCGGATATCGCTGTTTTGAGAGTGGATAATATCCCTGAAGAAGAGAATTATTCACCGTCTCCACTAAAACTTGGGAACTCATCCAATATCGAATCCGGAGAATTTGTCATGGCGATTGGTAATCCGTTTGGTCTTGAAGGCAGTATAACCCACGGTATAGTAAGTGCTACCGGAAGAGTACTGCCAACTGAAGAAGGGTTTTCTATACCTAACGTAATCCAGACTGATGCCCCACTAAATCCCGGAAATTCCGGAGGTCCTCTACTTGACCTTTCTGGTCAGATTATAGGTGTAAACCGGGCGAAAAGTGGTGATAATGTCGGTTTTGCCATTCCTGCTAACAAAGCCAGAAAAGTTGCAGATTCCATTATAGAAAAAGGAGAATATGAACACGCATGGATAGGCATCAGTATGGTACCGGTAAGTTACAATGCTGCCAATTATATGGACCTGAACGATACTGTATCAGAAGGTGTTATGATTGTAAGAGTGATTGATGGTGGTCCAGCCGAAAAAGCCGGATTGGAACCGGGTAAACAAATTGTTGTTAACGGTGAACCTACATGGGTCAATGGTGATATAATACTGGGAATGGACAACAGAGAAATTAGAAATAGCGACCAGTTGATAACATATCTGGATACAAAATTACCCGGTGACAGAATAAAACTTAAAATCTACAGAAATGAAAATATAAAAACAGTCAACGTTACACTCCAGGACAGACCTGATAACCTGTTACGGTAA
- a CDS encoding thioredoxin family protein, with translation MKIEVLGASGCSTCSKLKENIEKIVSEMGKSSEVEIVKIEDPVEIAKRGIMKTPVVVADGEVKFKGKVPSDDEIKEFLQ, from the coding sequence ATGAAGATTGAAGTACTGGGAGCAAGCGGATGTTCAACCTGTTCTAAATTAAAAGAAAACATTGAAAAGATTGTATCTGAAATGGGAAAATCGAGTGAAGTTGAAATTGTAAAAATTGAAGACCCTGTAGAAATTGCTAAAAGAGGTATTATGAAAACACCGGTAGTAGTAGCAGATGGTGAAGTTAAATTCAAAGGCAAAGTACCTTCAGATGATGAAATTAAAGAATTTTTACAATAA
- a CDS encoding IGHMBP2 family helicase has translation MISKNKPLDPNNPEATVIEKTNYSISVSFNSKPPGMIYGKGLRIDLYVNDITFQRMLESIEYFENPENDKSRIHNILIGNASPIFNEMSEPQIHNDNLNSSQINAVKKSLESKDLFLVHGPPGTGKTTTLIEVIEQHIDRGHKVLATADSNVAVDNLVDFLTSKNRKVVRVGHPARVTETLRQHTLDFLVEDKEKYQKAQELRTKANELNEKQKDYPCSTGRWRRGLSNDAIKDLARKGKGSRGIPPKKMKQIAKWIELQEQINSIIEKAKKFEDEAVDELIQETDVVCTTNSTAGSDLLENEYFDDVVIDEATQSTEPSCLIPMKHGNKVILAGDHKQLPPTILNQEAKKEGLEETLFERMLEVHGTQIKQMLNIQYRMNTEIMSFPNTHFYGGELKAADEVKNHKLEPSVLKESPDELIEKICDFKNGITFVDTNGNFRENAPKGSTSKENPEEAKIVKNIVDRILNKGINPENIGIISPYDAQIDLLKNKIDFSGLEIKTVDGFQGREKDAIILSLVRSNQNGDIGFLTDLRRLNVSLTRARKKLIIIGDGDTLGTDRTYNELMNYIAENGNYLNISI, from the coding sequence ATGATAAGCAAAAACAAACCTCTTGATCCCAATAATCCGGAAGCCACGGTAATAGAAAAAACCAATTATTCCATTTCTGTATCATTTAATAGTAAACCTCCGGGGATGATTTATGGTAAGGGTTTAAGAATCGACCTTTATGTTAATGATATAACATTCCAAAGGATGCTGGAATCCATAGAATACTTTGAAAATCCTGAAAATGACAAATCCCGTATTCATAACATATTGATTGGAAATGCAAGTCCCATATTTAATGAAATGTCAGAGCCACAAATCCATAATGACAATTTAAATTCATCCCAAATCAATGCTGTAAAGAAATCGCTTGAGTCAAAAGACCTTTTTTTAGTACATGGTCCACCAGGAACCGGTAAGACCACCACACTAATAGAGGTTATTGAACAGCATATCGATAGGGGTCATAAGGTTCTTGCGACAGCTGATTCAAATGTGGCAGTGGATAATCTGGTAGATTTTTTGACCAGTAAAAACAGGAAAGTGGTAAGAGTGGGACATCCTGCACGTGTTACAGAAACATTGAGACAGCATACATTGGATTTCCTTGTTGAAGATAAGGAAAAATACCAGAAGGCTCAGGAATTGAGGACAAAAGCTAATGAACTTAATGAAAAACAGAAAGATTATCCCTGCTCAACCGGTAGATGGAGAAGAGGTCTTTCAAATGATGCGATAAAAGACCTTGCAAGAAAAGGCAAGGGTTCAAGGGGTATTCCTCCCAAAAAAATGAAACAAATCGCCAAATGGATTGAATTACAGGAACAGATAAATTCAATTATTGAAAAGGCGAAAAAATTTGAAGATGAAGCAGTGGATGAATTGATTCAGGAAACTGATGTAGTTTGTACAACCAATTCCACTGCAGGGAGTGATTTACTGGAAAATGAATATTTCGATGATGTGGTTATAGATGAAGCGACCCAATCCACAGAACCATCCTGTTTGATACCCATGAAACATGGAAATAAAGTGATACTTGCAGGGGACCATAAACAGCTCCCTCCAACAATATTAAATCAGGAAGCAAAAAAGGAAGGTCTGGAAGAGACACTTTTTGAACGGATGCTTGAGGTTCACGGCACACAGATAAAACAAATGCTGAATATCCAGTACCGGATGAATACTGAAATTATGAGTTTTCCAAATACACATTTTTATGGAGGAGAGTTGAAAGCTGCAGACGAAGTTAAAAACCATAAGCTTGAACCATCTGTTTTAAAGGAATCACCCGATGAGTTGATAGAAAAAATCTGTGATTTTAAAAATGGCATTACTTTTGTAGATACTAATGGCAATTTCAGAGAAAATGCACCTAAAGGTTCTACCTCAAAAGAAAACCCAGAAGAAGCAAAAATTGTGAAAAATATAGTTGACAGAATACTAAACAAAGGAATAAATCCTGAAAACATAGGGATAATATCACCCTACGATGCCCAGATTGACCTTCTTAAAAACAAAATTGATTTTAGCGGACTTGAGATTAAAACAGTTGATGGTTTCCAGGGAAGAGAAAAAGATGCTATTATTCTGTCACTGGTAAGGTCAAACCAAAACGGGGATATCGGGTTTTTAACGGATTTGAGAAGATTGAATGTATCCCTTACAAGAGCCAGAAAGAAGTTGATAATAATCGGTGATGGAGATACACTCGGAACCGATAGAACCTACAATGAGCTCATGAATTATATAGCAGAAAATGGAAACTATTTAAACATTTCAATTTGA
- a CDS encoding VPXXXP-CTERM sorting domain-containing protein — MTFRYDHWTGVPTANPVLLVGVLGIAILLFLRKEQKK, encoded by the coding sequence GTGACTTTTAGATATGACCACTGGACAGGAGTTCCAACCGCAAACCCTGTTCTTCTGGTTGGTGTGCTTGGTATTGCAATACTGCTCTTTTTAAGAAAAGAACAAAAGAAATGA
- a CDS encoding 4Fe-4S binding protein, which translates to MLKITPYLGILVLIVSIAGLWFPILGYFMLVVFAALLLISPFRGRWFCGNLCPRGSLNDFVVGKITKNKKIPETLKTLWLRVPVFAALMGFMGFRIMQTQGLINQIGMVFVVMCLVTTSIAVVLGISISPRTWCSFCPMGTAQRILGGNKYQLDIDEDRCISCKKCDKSCPMHLKVHKNETKPDCIKCERCVNACPKGAIDFQD; encoded by the coding sequence ATGCTTAAAATTACTCCGTATCTTGGAATACTGGTACTGATTGTATCCATTGCAGGACTATGGTTCCCGATTCTTGGATATTTCATGCTGGTTGTGTTTGCTGCATTGCTTTTGATAAGTCCATTCAGAGGACGATGGTTTTGTGGAAACCTGTGCCCGAGAGGAAGCCTTAATGATTTCGTAGTAGGTAAAATTACAAAGAATAAAAAGATTCCAGAAACCCTTAAGACCCTCTGGCTAAGAGTTCCTGTATTTGCAGCCCTTATGGGATTTATGGGATTTAGAATTATGCAGACACAGGGACTTATTAACCAGATTGGAATGGTCTTTGTAGTGATGTGTCTTGTTACTACATCAATTGCAGTTGTACTTGGAATATCCATAAGCCCCAGAACATGGTGTTCGTTCTGTCCGATGGGAACTGCCCAGAGGATACTTGGTGGAAACAAATATCAACTGGATATTGATGAAGACAGATGTATTTCATGTAAAAAGTGTGACAAATCATGCCCCATGCATCTTAAAGTCCACAAAAATGAAACTAAACCAGACTGCATTAAATGTGAACGATGCGTTAATGCGTGCCCAAAAGGAGCTATAGATTTTCAAGACTAA
- a CDS encoding TrmB family transcriptional regulator encodes MIDFACKEFELDDVLKCALNLTKSELDIMNYFLRDTDRWVTTENIATELKLDLSTVQKAVKKLHSNEVLKRSQNNLDNGGYVYIYRIYSRREIKNLIMDIVYTWVNRVDNELDQWIMGEQDKQYSKSEKAPI; translated from the coding sequence ATGATAGACTTTGCATGTAAGGAATTTGAATTGGATGATGTCCTTAAATGTGCACTGAATTTAACAAAATCCGAACTTGATATTATGAATTATTTCCTGAGAGACACTGATAGGTGGGTAACTACAGAAAATATTGCTACTGAATTGAAACTTGACCTGTCAACAGTTCAGAAAGCTGTTAAAAAACTGCATTCAAATGAAGTTCTCAAGAGGTCACAGAACAACCTCGACAATGGTGGATATGTATACATATACAGAATATACAGCCGCAGGGAGATAAAGAATCTGATAATGGATATTGTCTACACTTGGGTTAATAGAGTTGATAATGAACTCGACCAATGGATAATGGGAGAACAGGATAAACAGTATTCAAAATCAGAAAAAGCCCCAATATAA
- a CDS encoding MFS transporter — protein MNSDRITLFILCLITFFGMSGSTLLGPVLPTIVEPLNTSREAVGLILAVYTLSTALFTLAIGSITDRINHKKILIPCLIVNGLSGMAAFFATDLTLLLFIRFIQGSAVAGMTPLAMTIIGGLYSGKQRIHAMGRRSMSIAIGAVSLPFIGGSMGIFGWNFPFLFYCLTIPIAIVAVFALPETNPEEFTGKATIELTDIKEALKDFRVSYTIFLSFAIAFLLYSVIIYVPFILEDSFDFTSQGAGIALSLRGASVIVVASQARKLSEIYSEHIVMSAGFGLLSAAIAGFPFVNTVSSTFLLLLLFGAGFGMIQPFLTTLIIQVSPSNIMGGIVSIFNTMKYIGQTAAPSVLGIILFYFNMDMIFIVSSIFGFIIALSVYLTKARFYETNQ, from the coding sequence ATGAATTCTGATAGAATAACACTGTTTATATTGTGCCTGATCACCTTTTTCGGGATGTCGGGCAGTACATTGCTGGGGCCTGTTTTACCGACCATAGTTGAACCTTTAAACACCAGCCGTGAAGCAGTAGGTCTGATTCTGGCTGTATATACACTATCTACTGCATTGTTTACATTGGCGATAGGAAGCATTACAGATAGAATTAATCATAAAAAAATACTGATACCCTGCCTGATAGTAAATGGTTTATCTGGGATGGCGGCCTTTTTTGCAACAGATTTAACCCTGCTTCTTTTTATACGGTTTATCCAGGGTTCAGCAGTTGCAGGAATGACTCCTCTTGCTATGACTATCATTGGAGGACTGTACAGCGGTAAACAACGTATTCATGCTATGGGTAGAAGAAGTATGTCCATAGCAATAGGTGCGGTATCTTTACCATTTATCGGGGGAAGTATGGGTATTTTTGGATGGAATTTCCCATTTCTTTTTTACTGCCTGACCATTCCGATAGCTATAGTAGCAGTATTTGCACTTCCTGAAACAAATCCTGAAGAATTTACAGGCAAAGCAACGATTGAACTTACAGATATAAAAGAAGCCTTAAAAGATTTCAGGGTTTCCTACACGATTTTTTTAAGTTTTGCAATAGCTTTTCTGCTTTACTCTGTAATTATCTATGTACCTTTTATACTGGAAGACAGTTTTGATTTTACATCACAAGGGGCGGGTATAGCTCTCAGTTTACGCGGTGCATCGGTTATAGTGGTGGCTTCACAGGCAAGAAAATTGTCTGAAATATATTCCGAACATATAGTGATGTCAGCAGGTTTTGGTCTGCTAAGTGCCGCTATTGCAGGCTTCCCATTTGTAAATACTGTGTCATCAACATTTTTATTGTTACTCCTTTTTGGAGCAGGATTTGGAATGATACAGCCATTTTTAACAACATTAATAATTCAGGTATCACCGAGTAACATAATGGGAGGAATTGTTTCGATTTTTAATACAATGAAATATATCGGTCAAACTGCTGCACCCTCAGTTCTGGGTATAATCCTGTTTTATTTTAATATGGATATGATTTTTATTGTATCCAGTATTTTCGGATTCATCATTGCACTATCAGTCTATTTAACAAAGGCAAGGTTTTATGAAACAAACCAGTAA
- a CDS encoding phosphatase PAP2 family protein, with protein MIEGDIVNYVQYIANPLLTYISSAVYLFAFPFLLVFTFFILVYTQKLKLLKQFTIAFILIYLIAYPFYVLLPVEVTGYTLKNVEPLLYELNPIISQGIRMSDPNLDNCLPSLHTALSVMSILIVFKSGLRRYKMFATSVTAAILFTTLYLGIHWIIDLITGFILALGVFYITDRHLHLFKIPDRFKINHRM; from the coding sequence ATGATTGAAGGGGATATTGTAAATTATGTCCAGTACATAGCCAATCCGCTTTTAACATACATTAGCAGTGCTGTATACCTTTTTGCGTTTCCATTTTTGCTTGTGTTTACATTTTTCATTCTGGTGTATACTCAAAAACTTAAACTTTTAAAACAATTCACAATAGCGTTTATTTTAATTTATCTGATTGCCTATCCATTTTATGTCCTATTACCTGTAGAGGTGACTGGTTACACACTTAAAAATGTTGAACCCCTGCTTTATGAGTTAAATCCTATAATATCACAGGGTATCAGGATGAGTGACCCAAATCTTGATAATTGTCTGCCAAGCCTTCATACAGCACTCTCTGTAATGTCTATACTGATTGTTTTTAAATCTGGACTAAGGCGATACAAAATGTTTGCTACCAGTGTTACTGCCGCAATACTTTTTACTACATTGTATCTTGGAATACACTGGATTATTGACCTTATTACAGGATTCATTCTTGCTTTAGGTGTTTTTTATATTACAGATAGACACCTTCATCTGTTTAAAATACCTGATAGATTCAAAATTAACCATAGAATGTAA
- a CDS encoding B12-binding domain-containing radical SAM protein codes for MSKIRGLFHKGDISPKIILTADETLMSQYRWGMFVGFSTCIPKGLIPDWMFFSIWSPSVKSKNGRVLNADCGLRIIEASLADKFGTDEVAVVHPNDIDKVAGDRTEIIAITGHDYLGINPPTSEFVDIVDIGPPLNRVKFFDLMKKPIMKEKTVIAGGKSAWQLADESLMDKLNIDYVHLGRGEITVPEIVESIFNGEKPSRIIEGKEPNVDNIPNIKGATIHGLVEVFRGCGRGCSFCTPTMQKLHFKPIEHILQDVQTNVNFGQHSIILHSEDILRYGAKGIKPNSEQVLDLFKQVVSTEGVDKIGTSHLALATVYSNPELVESVTDTCYSELEQNSLGAQTGIETGSTRLIARYMEGKSLPESPEKWQEVVKQAYGILDDNNWITAATLINGLPSETTDDINTSIELVKDLKGTSSLIVPMNFVSMKGSALDNEESFTMDKMKPEHWQLMGECIEHDLEIVPHLLKNYKNDTSIKSWILEHSLKKTGKRINKYVNRMKRGEPPTDNTEPSKWLNPDLSDF; via the coding sequence ATGAGTAAAATCAGAGGATTATTTCACAAAGGTGACATCAGCCCAAAAATTATTTTAACTGCTGATGAAACCCTTATGAGCCAATATCGTTGGGGGATGTTTGTAGGGTTTTCTACCTGTATACCTAAAGGTTTAATACCCGATTGGATGTTTTTTAGTATATGGTCACCTTCTGTAAAAAGCAAGAATGGTAGAGTTTTAAACGCTGATTGTGGTTTACGAATTATAGAAGCATCACTTGCAGATAAATTCGGGACTGATGAAGTTGCGGTTGTCCATCCAAATGATATCGATAAAGTAGCAGGTGACAGGACAGAGATCATAGCTATTACTGGTCATGATTATCTGGGTATCAATCCACCCACATCAGAATTTGTCGATATTGTGGACATAGGACCACCACTTAACAGAGTTAAATTTTTTGACCTTATGAAAAAACCAATTATGAAAGAAAAAACCGTTATTGCTGGAGGAAAATCAGCATGGCAACTTGCTGATGAATCATTAATGGATAAATTAAACATAGATTATGTTCATCTTGGCAGAGGAGAAATAACTGTTCCTGAAATAGTTGAATCAATATTTAACGGAGAAAAACCTTCAAGGATTATAGAAGGGAAAGAACCAAATGTAGATAATATCCCTAATATCAAAGGTGCTACAATCCATGGGCTGGTAGAGGTTTTTAGAGGTTGTGGCAGGGGATGCTCATTCTGTACTCCCACTATGCAAAAACTTCATTTTAAACCTATTGAACATATTTTACAAGATGTACAGACCAATGTAAATTTTGGACAACATTCTATAATCCTGCATTCTGAAGATATCCTCAGATATGGTGCCAAAGGTATAAAACCTAATTCAGAACAGGTGCTTGACCTTTTCAAACAGGTTGTTTCTACTGAAGGTGTTGATAAAATAGGTACAAGCCATCTGGCTCTTGCAACTGTGTATTCCAACCCGGAACTTGTTGAATCGGTCACAGATACCTGCTATTCAGAACTGGAACAGAATTCACTTGGTGCTCAAACAGGTATAGAAACCGGAAGCACACGATTGATAGCAAGATATATGGAAGGAAAGAGTTTGCCAGAATCGCCTGAAAAATGGCAGGAAGTAGTAAAACAGGCATATGGAATACTTGATGATAACAACTGGATTACTGCAGCCACACTTATAAACGGTCTTCCGAGTGAAACCACCGATGATATTAATACAAGTATTGAGCTTGTCAAAGATTTAAAAGGCACTTCATCGCTAATTGTTCCTATGAATTTTGTATCTATGAAGGGTTCAGCACTGGACAATGAAGAATCATTTACTATGGACAAAATGAAACCAGAACACTGGCAGCTTATGGGTGAATGTATAGAACATGATTTAGAAATTGTTCCTCATTTGTTGAAAAACTATAAAAACGATACAAGTATAAAAAGCTGGATCCTTGAACATTCACTGAAAAAAACCGGAAAAAGAATTAATAAATATGTAAATCGGATGAAAAGAGGAGAGCCACCTACTGACAATACAGAACCAAGTAAATGGTTAAATCCTGACCTTTCAGATTTTTGA
- a CDS encoding archaemetzincin family Zn-dependent metalloprotease — translation MFLYLRPIGHIENTILSELIDPVNEAFGVLVKVDLPMDVPENAYDPGRGQYHSSKILEEMSETIPEDASHVLGITDVDLYVPQLNFVFGEASNKVAVISITRLRNEYYGLPKDYELFKNRIIKEAIHEIGHMFGFKHCPKKECVMHFSNSLEDTDTKSYRLCSKCQALF, via the coding sequence ATGTTTTTATATTTAAGACCTATCGGACACATCGAAAATACAATCCTTTCAGAACTAATAGACCCCGTAAATGAGGCTTTTGGTGTTCTTGTAAAAGTTGACCTGCCTATGGATGTTCCGGAAAATGCATATGACCCAGGCAGGGGTCAGTATCATTCATCAAAGATTCTTGAAGAAATGTCTGAAACAATACCAGAAGACGCATCCCATGTACTGGGTATTACGGATGTAGACCTTTATGTTCCACAGCTTAATTTTGTGTTTGGTGAAGCCAGCAACAAGGTAGCCGTGATTTCCATAACTCGGTTGAGGAATGAATATTACGGGTTGCCAAAAGATTATGAATTGTTTAAAAATAGAATAATAAAAGAAGCTATACATGAGATTGGACATATGTTTGGTTTCAAACACTGCCCAAAAAAAGAATGTGTAATGCATTTTTCAAATTCATTGGAAGATACCGATACCAAAAGTTACAGACTCTGTTCAAAATGCCAAGCTCTATTTTGA
- a CDS encoding DUF1641 domain-containing protein encodes MSEEERKDVQGLELDPNDLDTLVDMLKTYRLLQNYMNDETLKGIADVESSMFKLLNAMVSTDFVDVLERGLQEPEFDKALLDPPQLGMMGIIRELKDEDVQKGVGVMMELLKAIGKASTENNEFKSRY; translated from the coding sequence ATGTCAGAAGAAGAAAGAAAAGATGTTCAGGGATTAGAGCTTGATCCAAATGACCTTGACACACTGGTTGATATGCTCAAAACCTATAGACTCTTACAAAATTACATGAATGATGAAACATTGAAAGGTATTGCAGATGTAGAATCCAGCATGTTTAAACTATTAAACGCCATGGTTAGTACTGATTTTGTCGATGTGCTTGAAAGGGGTTTGCAGGAACCTGAATTTGACAAAGCTCTGCTTGATCCTCCACAGCTTGGAATGATGGGAATAATCCGTGAGCTTAAAGATGAAGACGTTCAAAAAGGTGTAGGAGTAATGATGGAATTGCTTAAAGCTATCGGAAAAGCGTCAACTGAAAACAATGAATTCAAAAGCAGATATTGA
- a CDS encoding NAD(P)/FAD-dependent oxidoreductase, producing the protein MTENVLILGAGYAGTVVANKLAREFRREIARGDLNVTILDKDDMNINQGGFTFLPFGLYTPEDLERPRKEVLSPRINCVFGEKGEITGVDLENRKVQVKSGDTFNYDYLVIATGSTTDISNIPGLSEDYNTFYTSMDDAFKLKEKIDNFEQGRIAISVAQMPVSCPGATVKFAVMLNDYIKFMKTEEMCKNIQISFFWPMEPIGPPEFNKVATKVFEDDNIEVNRNFKLAEVDSKNREIVSQNGDREKYDLLITTPPHKSPQPIIDSGLTDETGWIPVDKFTLQYRGPAGNHNEVYVAGDAGPASVIKSGIGAHYQSLVVSHNLVNDIHGHGTKVSYMGEVGCPYIGAMPTPFTKGQAYIPSWSYGAPPESFEPTKLGWYIYRMYYYIHWDAGLKALF; encoded by the coding sequence ATGACAGAAAATGTATTGATACTGGGTGCCGGCTATGCTGGTACTGTAGTTGCAAACAAACTGGCAAGAGAATTCAGAAGAGAAATCGCCAGAGGCGATTTGAATGTAACTATACTGGATAAAGATGATATGAATATAAATCAGGGTGGGTTTACATTTTTACCCTTTGGGCTTTATACACCTGAAGACCTTGAAAGACCGAGGAAAGAAGTACTTAGCCCGAGGATTAATTGTGTTTTCGGGGAAAAAGGTGAAATCACTGGAGTAGATTTGGAGAATAGAAAAGTACAGGTTAAAAGCGGTGATACATTCAACTATGATTATCTTGTAATCGCTACTGGAAGCACTACAGATATTAGTAATATACCGGGTCTATCAGAGGATTACAACACATTCTATACTTCAATGGATGACGCTTTTAAACTGAAAGAAAAAATCGACAACTTTGAACAGGGTCGTATTGCTATATCAGTTGCACAGATGCCTGTTTCATGTCCCGGTGCTACTGTTAAATTTGCGGTAATGCTGAATGATTATATAAAATTCATGAAAACTGAAGAGATGTGTAAAAACATACAGATTAGTTTCTTCTGGCCTATGGAGCCGATTGGACCACCTGAGTTTAATAAGGTTGCTACAAAGGTTTTTGAGGACGATAATATTGAAGTTAATAGGAATTTCAAACTTGCTGAAGTTGATTCCAAAAACAGGGAAATTGTATCACAAAACGGTGACAGAGAGAAATACGACCTGTTGATAACAACACCCCCTCATAAATCACCACAACCAATAATTGATTCCGGATTGACTGATGAAACTGGATGGATACCTGTAGATAAATTTACTCTACAATATCGAGGTCCAGCAGGTAACCATAACGAGGTTTATGTTGCTGGAGATGCAGGACCTGCAAGTGTTATAAAATCAGGAATAGGAGCTCATTATCAATCACTTGTTGTAAGTCACAATTTGGTAAATGATATACATGGTCACGGAACAAAAGTGTCCTACATGGGAGAGGTAGGATGTCCGTATATCGGAGCTATGCCCACACCATTTACAAAAGGACAGGCATACATTCCGTCATGGTCTTATGGTGCACCTCCTGAATCATTTGAACCCACAAAGCTCGGATGGTACATATACAGGATGTACTATTACATCCACTGGGATGCAGGCCTAAAAGCATTGTTCTAA